The DNA sequence GGTTACAGGCGAATGGAACCTCGCGACCGCAGAGCGCACGGACCCGCTCCTGGGCCTCACCGTGTATCGCGCAGTGCAGGAGGCCCTCAGCAACGCTGCTCGGCACGCGCCAGGCGCACCCATCACCATCACGTGGGATGAGTCCAGCACGAACCGCGCCTTCACCGTCGCCAATGCCGCCTCAACGCGGGTCATCGATGGTTCCCGCGCCCCAGAGCACAATCAGTCGACACTCCGTGGCGGACAGGGTCTGCGCGGCATGCGCGAGCGCCTGCAGGTGCTGAACGGAACCGTTCAGACCGACACGCTGACGGACGGCGGCTTCGCGGTGCGGGTAACGATTCCGCGCGACACCACCAGGGGAGTATCGCTATGACCACCGTGTTAATCGTTGATGACCAGGCAATGGTGCGCGCAGGTTTCGCCGCGATTTTGGGCTCACACGACGGCATCACGATCGTCGGTGAAGCGGGCGATGGCGCCGAAGGCGTTGCACGCGCGCGCGAGCTGCGTCCCGATGTCGTGCTGATGGATGTGCGCATGCCCAATCTCAACGGCATCGATGCGACCGCACAGATTCTGGCAGCAGCCGAACGCGATAATCGCCCCGCCCCCGCAGTCCTCATCCTCACGACCTTCGATGCCGATGAGTATGTGCACGATGCCCTGAACGCGGGAGCGAGCGGCTTTCTCCTGAAAGATGCGCTCCCGGAAGAGCTGGTCAATGCCGTCCGCGTGGTCGCCGCCGGTGACGCTCTCCTCGCCCCGCGGATCACGAAGCGCCTGCTCGAGAAGTTCGCGTCCACCCGCCCGGCGACCAACCGGCATGCGCTCCGGCTCAACGATCTCACCGAACGCGAGCACGAAATTCTCGTGCTCATCGGCCGCGGCCTGTCGAACCGGGAGATCGCGGAGTCGCTCTTTCTTGCCGAGCAGACCGTGAAGAGCCACGTCAGCCGCATCTTCACCAAGTTGGATCTGCGCGATCGGGTCAACGCCGTCATCCTCGCGTATGACGCTGGCCTCGTCGAGCGCTCCAGCTAACACCGTCGCCTCATGCGCCCGCCGGTTATCGAGCGAGCGCAGTGCGTCGAAACGCGCCTCTGCCGATGAATTGCATCACGTCACCACGTGTCGACTCGATCACTGCGCGTCCTCGCTGAACGACCGACGGGCCCACCCGGTGGTTCCGTCACCCCCTACTGCGGTACTAGTGAGGTCAACCCCGCAGGGTGATGCCCTGGCACACACTTGTCGCCCACCGTAGGGGTATGGTCGACATTGCTCCGCGCCCCACCGCCGTCTCGCGTTTCACCGGCGCGCTCCGCACGCAGCGGGCCCCACGCGAGCTCCCTGTCATCGGCGGTGCGCGTGATATCGCTGTCGACACCACGCGTTCCGTGCTCCTCGTTATCGTCGTCGCCCTGCACGCCTTCATGGTGGGCGTGAGTCTCGACGCCAACGGCACCCCGGTTCTCGAGAACGCGATGGAGCACTGGGCAGGCTGGCCGGTGCTCACCTGGTTTGCTCAGGTGATGCCATTGTTCTTCGTGCTCGGCGGCTTCGCCTCCTACACGCAGTACAGCCGGCTTCGTGCACGCGGAACCACCGCGTCGGCGTACATCGCGGCTCGCCTCATGCGTCTGCTGATTCCCGCGGGCGCCGCGATTGCGGCTGTAACCGTTTTTCTGGCTGCGCTGACCGTCGCCGGCGTCTCCCCCGACATCATCGCGACCGCTGGCTTCCGCATTAGCCAGCCGTTCTGGTTCTTGGCGGTCTACATCGGTGTCACCGCCCTGGTTCCTGCCATGGTGTGGCTGCATGAACGTAACAAGCTCGTCACCCTCCTCGCTCTCGCGCTCGGTGCGCTTGTGGTGGACATTGTGCGCGTCACCACCGACATTGCCGCGATCGGTGCCCTGAACTTCGCGTTTGTCTGGCTCTTCGCACAGCAGTTTGGCTTCGCGCTCGCCGACGGAACACTCGATCGACTCGGCACGCGCGCCAAGCGCATCATGGGCATTGGTGCCGTCGCCACCATCGTCGTCACGATGCTCACCGGCTTCTACCCGACCGACCTATACGCCGCGCTCAACCCGCCCATGGGCGTGCTGGTGCTGGTTGGCATTGTGCAGACCATGATCTTCCTCCAGTTGCGCACCGCCATCCGTCGCATCGGCGAGCTGCCGGCCATCGCGCAGTTCGTCGGCTGGATCGGCGAACGCTCGATGACGATCTACAGCTGGCACATGCTCGTCACCATCGCCATCGCCGGCGCTCTCATCAATGCGCCCTTCGCCCTCCCGGTTCCGGTCAGCACCGACTGGTGGCTCACGCGCCCACTCTGGTTCCTGGTCGTCGGGATCGCCGTCTTTACCGTGGCGTCTTTCGCCGGACGCCTGGAACGTCGCCGCATCACCGCA is a window from the Microbacterium sp. NC79 genome containing:
- a CDS encoding response regulator transcription factor, yielding MTTVLIVDDQAMVRAGFAAILGSHDGITIVGEAGDGAEGVARARELRPDVVLMDVRMPNLNGIDATAQILAAAERDNRPAPAVLILTTFDADEYVHDALNAGASGFLLKDALPEELVNAVRVVAAGDALLAPRITKRLLEKFASTRPATNRHALRLNDLTEREHEILVLIGRGLSNREIAESLFLAEQTVKSHVSRIFTKLDLRDRVNAVILAYDAGLVERSS
- a CDS encoding acyltransferase, which gives rise to MVDIAPRPTAVSRFTGALRTQRAPRELPVIGGARDIAVDTTRSVLLVIVVALHAFMVGVSLDANGTPVLENAMEHWAGWPVLTWFAQVMPLFFVLGGFASYTQYSRLRARGTTASAYIAARLMRLLIPAGAAIAAVTVFLAALTVAGVSPDIIATAGFRISQPFWFLAVYIGVTALVPAMVWLHERNKLVTLLALALGALVVDIVRVTTDIAAIGALNFAFVWLFAQQFGFALADGTLDRLGTRAKRIMGIGAVATIVVTMLTGFYPTDLYAALNPPMGVLVLVGIVQTMIFLQLRTAIRRIGELPAIAQFVGWIGERSMTIYSWHMLVTIAIAGALINAPFALPVPVSTDWWLTRPLWFLVVGIAVFTVASFAGRLERRRITASPAGRGGVTAATLLAIAGVVLTLGLGSVGGAWVIATAAITAALALVMRRPGRTR